A segment of the Lolium perenne isolate Kyuss_39 chromosome 3, Kyuss_2.0, whole genome shotgun sequence genome:
CCACCACATTAGCAGTTACCTCTGCATAAGAACAGAGACGCGTGTTGAGAGCCAAACCAAGGGAAAAGGTCGCCGAATCAGAGTCGCAAACGAAAGGATCCTATTTGTTCCTTACCTCCTCGATCTTGTACGTGTCCGGCGTCACGTCCGCGAGGCAGAATCCAGGGCACATCGACTGCAATTTCAACAGCAACGGAAGAAAAAAAGGTCGCGCAATTAAGACGCCAAATTCAAATAGTACAGGAAGGCTTTGAAGAATTGGAAACGCGGGGAGGGGCGATGGATGGTTACGTCAATCTGGCGCTGCAGGGTGCGAGGGCGCTTCTTGGGGCGGCGCGGGGGGCGCGTGCCGCGGAAGAGCGCGAAGTCGTCGGCGATCTCGTCCTTGGAGAGGACGACGGAGAACCCGCGCTTGCTGCTGGTCTCCGGACGGCGCGCGGGGTCCGGCGCCGCGGCGGGAGCGTCGGGCGCGTCGTGGGAGGGTCCGAAGGCGCGCGGGGCGACGGTGGCGGAGCGGCGGGTGCGGAGGTTCCAGGGCCGCTGctggggcgcggcggcggcgccgtcggCGGGAGGGCGGGGTTTCTCGTTGTCCGGGGACGGGGTGTCCGGGGCGGCGGGCGGGGGCGGGGGCGAGGAGGCGGGGTTGTTGGCGCAGCGGAGGAGGCGGTGCGTGCCCCAGCTGAGGGTTGGGAAGGAGAAGCTGTGGAGCCTCCTGCGGTGCGGGTGTGGCTGGGGAGGGGGTGGCGCGGGAGCGGGAGGGCCTGATGGGGGTGAGGTGGGGTTGgcgaggcggtggcggtggcggtggtggtcgtcgtcggcagcggcagcggcggccatggagaGCATGGGAGGGTGTAGCGCGTGGGAGAGGGAAGAGGAGGGAAAGAAGGGGGCGGAAGGAAGGCGAGCGGGGACGGAGGGATGAGGAGGAATTGAGAGAGAGGGGAGAAGGTGGGATTTTTAAAATCGGGGAAAGGGGAATTTCTTTGCCATCCATGCGCTCGCTGCTTCCGAATTCTGGTTTGGAGCGGTGGCCGCCGTGCGgggtttgtgctttgttgtgccgcgCGCGTGATCGGGACGCGCGGTGGATGCGAGGCGATGCGGCGTCGCCGTGCGGCGTCGCCGTCTCCTCCCGTCGGGTGCGGGGGGCTTCGGAGGAAACGGACGTGGTACGCATCACGTGTTTTTCCGGGTTAGCGTCTGCTCCAGCCGCCGCCATCCCAGGCATGGAACCCACCTCGTCATGGCTCAGTACCGATAACTCTTTCGGTCTTTTTCTTTCCACAttaattttttttctgaattggaACACCGCGATTCCATTACTCAGATGGCTCAGCACAATAACTGGCCAACAGCACCAATACAGAGTCTGGTACATCTTCATGCCGATCATCATCGAGTTGTTAACATACAATCACCATATTTTTGGCTAAATGTTAATTTTGGTACCACTTTACGTTTGGTAAGCAAAAAACTACCATATTTTTTCGTAGATTTCAC
Coding sequences within it:
- the LOC127343403 gene encoding uncharacterized protein, which codes for MLSMAAAAAADDDHHRHRHRLANPTSPPSGPPAPAPPPPQPHPHRRRLHSFSFPTLSWGTHRLLRCANNPASSPPPPPAAPDTPSPDNEKPRPPADGAAAAPQQRPWNLRTRRSATVAPRAFGPSHDAPDAPAAAPDPARRPETSSKRGFSVVLSKDEIADDFALFRGTRPPRRPKKRPRTLQRQIDSMCPGFCLADVTPDTYKIEER